aaaactaatttaatgcaataataattgtatcaaaATTTTCATATTACGTTAACGAAAGAAATGActaaagtgaatataatatgaagtaGCAGCTACCAGCCGTGTTTAATATTAAGATTCAGGATATTTGAGATTCAGGAAAATTCAATCTAGGAAATTACCacaacaatacattttcaaataggTACAAGGGTTTCCGACATAAACAACAATAACAACTTCGATGATTCAGGAATCAAAACAAAGAGGCGCGTGTACATCCTCAAGAGCCTTCGCAATAACAAAAGTAATCCCATTTTAATTGAGTTATTACGAGCCCTGAACGACGCGGCGTGGGCACATCCATCCATCAGCTCTCGACCTCCAGATAATTGGCAAATTTGTTAAATGTTCAACAACTTAGTAACATTCGATCTTTTGTCTCCCATTGTTTCGCCCGATAATAACGGTTTGGCGACTTGGCGAACTTTGCCATTGTTGGGTCCATTGGAATGCTATTTTGGAAGCGCTGGTGAAAATTAGGTGTGATGGGATGTCATTCGTCAACAAATAAAGAGTCTTGAGACATAACGCGTATCTCATCAGAACTAGCCCCGCTCCACGTTATCGTATCGACAATCGATACGTTTGCGATACGAAAGTTCGTGCTGGGCGTACAAGTTGTGGTGATTTCTTAGTTGGTGGTGCTCAAATCTGTGGTAAAACTATGAAGAATACTCGTAAAAATATTCTTCGTAGTTGGAGCATAGATTTGAGCACTTGCTGATTTTGTTGCGAGGCACTTTACTTTTTCCCGATGTTTCAGGTGCTCTCACGGGTTTCGAGTGTCCGTTTTGCTGAAATTACCCAAGATTCATCTCGACGCAAAATATATCGCTCCTTTAAGTTAGTTAGTATTAGATTGAAGCTAGAAAATTATCTCGGCTTATGTGTCGTGACTCGTCACGTCTACAGGAGCTGCCGGTGTCGTGACACGTTCGGTAATTAGGAGGGCTCCGAACataaattagtatttttatgttttagcgTGCGCGGATCGCGTGTCCGACGGCTCAGTCACTTTTATACGTTTTTTACAGTTATTTAGACTTCGTAATTAATAACGAGCTGAAAGCCTTCATTTTGAATGCATGAAAATAGCGCTATTGCCGTGAATAATTTCCGACAAGCTGGTGTTAAATGttaagttaatttttaaccgacttccaaaaaggaggaggttatacgttcgtctgtttatatatatatatatatatatatatatatatatatatatatatatatatatatatatatatatattttgaagGTTTATAATTTTCATGCTGCTTTTCTAAAGTTACAAATAAGCAGCAAATCGACTATTTATCTGTTTTTGAGTTTTCGCTACTcggttacaaattacaatgttgtgTGTATTTTTAGAGGATTTTTTACATCGTCCGTAAAGTTTTGCTCACACAAGTAGTGTTTGTGTTTGCACAGCCCGAGCTTGTCCACATCTTATCGTCGACTTAACAGAGATAAACTTGTAAACTTTGTGGGTGTACACATTTGTTGACAGTTTTCATACAAGACCGcatgacataatatttgataattGTACGATATCTTTAGAGAACAGGCTACTATGCAGAACCACTTCGTTTGTTCCGTGAATATTAAGGTGACGTCTgattacgacttacgagtacaATATACGATAGACCTACAGGCTACAGCACACTGCAACTATTAGtatatttctcattgtttcatcttataaattttaatttgtttcacCTAGGGGGTGAAACATTGGCATATTATGGTTAACTTCAATAGGGAATCTGAAAAAATGGTATTGCATCCGTTGTGCTcgttttatacaatattattccAGTCACCACAACAGCTGTACTATGTCGCTATATCTGAACTGTCAGCGAGCAAACACCTCAGATAACCACAAGGGTTAGTCTGTTTGTGCAGTGCCTGGCAGGAGGGGGGAGGAGGGGAGAAGAGGGGGAGCCAATAGGCAACACGTGTAAGGAGAAACCATAGCTTGTAGATTAGGTCACAAAGTATAATACAATGTATGACCACAGATTTTAAAGCTCTTGACTCTTGAGTCTTGAGGGAAGATGTTATCAAAAGATGTTGCTTGGTGTCCGTAAAAGTCTAAAGAACAAGAATTGTATCCACTCATAAGAAATAATTTGCATTTTGTAGTTAAAACCAAATGATAGTACCTTTGTATTGTAACTAGTTATTAGTTATATCAGtatgttatcagttatcactgaaGCCACCTTTGTCTACCGAAGTTAAACTATGCATGAATAAATGAATATTACTACGCTACTTGCGATATCGTTTGTGCGTAGTTCGACTACACGTAAACGAAAAATCGGCCTTTCTTATCTCCTGACTagtaaggggggggggggggggggtttcaGGCCATTTATTGTGTGAACAAGGCCGGGGGTCATAAGCAATTAGTGTTTTCGATAGCGCGTTTGTTCTGCTCCGGAAGCGGAAAGCGGGGAGGGGGGAGAGAGGGGAGCGTTCGTGTCGGGAATGGCTGTGTTAATTAACTATAAATTACTTTAATCCTACATTATAACAATCTTATCTTCGTTTTATTTCTTTATGTCACAAACAGGGTGCTTGGAAGGCTCCAGTTCAAATAGTTCCAAACGTGTAGCTACTAACTGAACGCAATAAAGATAAACGTGaagaactataataatttatttgtaactGTAACGTGTGGTGTCTAGGTATAATTAATCATTCATCATGTTATATGATATACTTACCTATCCCTTTTTAAATTACTACTTCAAGCAATAACTTCTGAACGGATATCACCTTTGGTATAGCAGTAATTAAGTTAATGTGGATCAATTAATATTCATATCACAATCTTATATGTataagtataaaattctcgtgtcacaatgttagcaCTTAGGCcgtgtactcctccgaaacggctttactgatttaaacctttataatatgcatattcagtgggtctgagaatcggctactgggtacttattttattgatacttatgtacatttgttgaataaataatagtaaattatgacaactcgagagtcgagactgacggcgaccattgtttgtgcgacgggatagcgatggacgttgccatggtgacatacttatttagtcacttcaataaaataatacgggcgaaatactttatatggcaaagaaacgtttgccgggcccgggacagctagtgttattataatatttaatttgtaacaAAACCATCTAAGGTACTTATACCGAACCAACTAAGTATAATGCTGACAAACAGACGGCTATAATTAGCAAagatttattatgtaatatgtatcgAAACGATAACATTTATCCCGAGACTAATGAATAATGATGGGGTATGGTATGCCTTATGGCGTATGCCGTATGCCGTAGGGGGTATGGGGATATACACCGACATGGGCGTTACACCTAATGGAAGTAagcagaagaaaaaaaaaatatgtaagtatgtatagtTACTTTGTCTGCTAAGGGTTTAGTCTTCGCATGCGAATTGATACAAGTACCTATTTCTCTAGGATTGTGACATCGTACAGCAAAATAGTACTgaattctaaattctaatatacatattatacttaataataattaataatattgtaacgaTTGACTTTTAAGAGACTACCACTTTAGTTTATTGAACTTGGTGAAGCAAGACTGCATCGAAATGTAATTGAAGATTTATCGTGCAGCGTGCTTCTgtaatgttcgggccacactaacgagaaacgccgttaattatcgcgtaaATTCTAAAACacgttatagcattatcgcctttaattagtggcatgtaaaggcgataatgctataacatgttttagaattaacgcgataattaacggcgtttctcgttagtgtggcccgaacataatGAAGTGAATTTGTGCACAAAATCTACTTTAGAGGGTTCCGGGGTTTAAACgttttaaatacatacttacatacattatacattCATAAtcccttaaaattaaaatcaaacctttgattttaattttaaggtaAGTAAAGTATTTTAACCCTATTGTTAAAATGTTAACACAAAGTCGTCGATACCATATAAGGTAAGACCAGTTCCGCTGCACCATCAGATGATAGGACCGGACCATTAATTGTCCGTCCCCGATgacaaacaaacaacacaaccGGTCCGCTACCGGACAAACCGCTTCGTCGGTGTTTTCATTCGAGTCTTACCGCTTGACTGTCCGCCTAGTCAGGTTGGAGTTTCACGACCACAGAATTACATAAACTTTGAATGTAACTAACTGTACTTATTAAGCTATAAGTAtaacccgcaactccgttgcaccataATTGGTTTATAGtatgggaaccgtatatttttcagggataaaaagtatcttaatatgtccgactcaatgtatctccattagagatgtgccgactagtcggtaatgctgactatccggccactttcgtagtcggcgaatagtcggtaAAAAAGCCGATTATgcggctttttacttttttcatttttattttttactattattggAATTACATTAAgttaaagaaaaaccttgattatttatgTGTTCATATCACACTCAATCAGTCTTACACATTTTAAAGTCGTAACCCTGTGcctcaaaataaacaaaaagtgGTTTCAACTAATCAATATTCAAATCTCGTAAGAAACTTACTGCTACTGTATTTATAGCACACTATGTTCCGCATAGCAACaatcttagggtcaattcataccgcaacgcgacgaggcgaggcgcagcgcgacataaagtatggatttgacagattccaATTGCGTGAATCTACGATACGCCCTtttcattttttgctgttccattgcttgttttctgtagaaaacaagcaatctaaaacatctccaacacggttttttacttacttgccgatttcgctgattaacagacgtgatttaacagttaaaatacagtatttctataagttttaatgcacaacatgtaagatcatttcaattataatctaatgttggagctagatttttgtttttttttaagtatttttaaataatccaactcaaacccgtgacagttttgtgatttttgctgtaaaaggtgtAGAATattatcacctgtttatggattgtattgatgtattaacggtatgaaaaaaatacaatgtactgttgagaaagtcgtctatacaatgttggaattactttttcccactttaatatgaaatagttgagtaaaaaaatatgtaactcggcaaaattttagagaaaatgggcaaagaattgctgttaatttcggcaacttggagctgtaattcataaaaagaaaacgacagaaataatctattagataaaattctatccgattcgtgaaaaaagaaaagcaaattgtgccaaaaaacacgattcaaaacagcctaaatctcacattagccttgcggcgagtaatataatgtgagagatttaggttgtttttaaccgacttccaaaaaacgaggaggttatatattcggctgtggatttttttttttttgaatcgtgttttttggcacaatttgttttttttttccttttttctcgaattggatagaattttatctaagtatatagattatttctgtcgttttcttcaaaatttcgacAAGATTCCGTATACGGACTcttgagtacataatatttgtcgAAACCCGACCTACGGTGGCTCAAACCGCATCCCGCAGTGCGAACAAACGTCTGCGGTGTCGCTTCCTGCGTATGCGTCGGTTTCGAGGAACTACATAATATACCCTTATTCTAGGCATGGAGGGTGGTTAAGTGTTCTTGCATGACAGTCGTTCCCAGACGCATCGACTAGTTCCTCTGGACCAAGACTATGACGCTTGGTTCACACGGCtgagggttgccatcacccaaattcccttcgccggtcaggcacgacaaaattcccgcaCATTTgaccgaaatgtggttatttcccggacacctcttaaacagtatttacgataacgtcttgccaatttttgctttttcaacaagaatttgtaaaaatctgactaactcaagtccgtgcaagaaaccgtgtgtatgcttagcgagtttttatctttcgtttattgccgAATGCCGCATGACTTAGAAGTTAAATTTCTCTCTTCAAAAGTGTCTAGATTtcaaccggacacttttcaaaaacccggccggacgcaccccggactaacttcaaactaggacaaatccggggaaatccggacggatggcaaccctgtcacggcacaatcctgcacttTTTTGCAGCTTTACATACgtcataagttcataactcATAACGAATGAATAGTGGCGCACACAATgcagaccataatattattatagaatcaTTCCCACGTCGATTGTACGTGtgtgaaatatgggggcaaacgagcaaacgggtcacctgatggaaagcaacttccgtcgcccatggacactaacagaagagctgcaggtgcgttgccggccttttaagagagaatagggtaataggggagggtaaggaaggaaataggagagggtagggaagggaaaagggtaggggattgggcctccggtaaactcagcgcaaacgctgtttcacgccggttttctgtgagcccgtggtatttctccggtcgagccggctcgtgccgaagcatggctctcccacgtccaaTCCATGTCATCCAATCGTGtccactacaagccatcgccaaACAAATAgctacatataataaaaaaacgtGCAAGACAATGCCGTGTGAGCCTGGCCTTAGTAATAGTGGCGCATATGTACAATGTATAGAACGGccattcacacgtcgattgtactggAACAAATCGTGCAGACTGCAGAATTATGCCGTGTGAACCAACCGTTAGCTTTGTCTCTTTCATACGGCACGTTTTTTATCGAATAGCAACCGACTGAACGTAGTACGAGAGCGTCTTTTGGAGAGGccgtacatattttatgtttgttcttCAAAATGGTTGAGGAATATTCCATAGATAACGAACTATTAATCTCTTTAGTGGAACAAAAGCCCGTTTTATGGGATAAAACTATGGAATTGTATAAAAATCGCGTCGCAACTCAAGCGGCTTGGAAGGAAATCCTGGTAATGATTGTTCCTAATTTGGAGACAAAGGAAGAAAAGACAAGACAAGCCTTAGGTACGTatctcttattattattaattaattaaattgctttaaaacataattattaactagctCTACTAATGTTGTAGATAATATGTAGTTCTAAACtagggctggtataaatagtcagtactcaagatgcatctcggtctcaagactcggttcaggctctgtgattggttggctgtcaaaatttggaccaatcatagagccgaaccgcgtcttgagagcgggtcgcatcttaagtactatttataccagcctaagacTACACGGGAAAAACAATGAATGTCACCGTTTTTGTGAAACTGATTTTTAATGCCAGGGAAATATTCTATTACAAAAATCAGAATTGGGTAAAATCATCGTAGTCAAGTGTCAACTGTTActtatagggaccgtgcagaagcTATAGAGGGCGTTGTAATTCGACAGTAGCGTCACGGTGCGAGTAGTGTCTTTTATCTGTGACAAAAAGTAATTTGTGAATTGTGAGTCATATTCACTGACCTCTATtaaacaagtacgctggacttaaatgatacccacctgctttttgtgcctatccTACTAccaatgcaataaaatattctattctaCCTATTTATATTGTGATCAGCGCCctcaatgcgggggaagagaactaaatctgatgTAACTTGCAATTAATagccgcttaatcgctattggttgtagaaactagtattagttccaagtactcccactactgctatcagcgccaatatggcgactttcaaacgtcattttacgtcagattgggggcgctgattccgcttcaaataggcacaaaaaatagctgtcatttcaaagggtattgTAAGGTAAAGTAAAGCGTACTTGTATAAAGGAGGTCAATAGTCATATTGGTTTCACATTCTCTTTGACACCGACCACCGACGCGACGCTTCGATCAAATATTCCTGAATCATCGAAGCACCATCtagtcttttttttattttagaatcaTATAAagggattaaaattattatacttcgatatttttataaaataaggggtcaaacgagcatacgggtcacctgatggaaagcaacttccgccgcccatggacactcgcaacatcagaagagctgcaggtgcgtttccggcctttttagagggaatagggttggccgtagggtaatagggtaggggaaggGAGGAGCTGGGACATAAGCCGGCATCCACTATACAGAATATTACTTTAAatctattatttaatatataaatttatatttaaaatacagatTTGGTTCGTCACATAGTATTAGCGCAATTTTTGGGTACATTGGgcacaaaaaattgttttggttTAGTaccgtatttaaaaaaaaataaacatacggGTTAGGGGAAGTCGGCTTGTATGCACGCCTCGCCTGTGCGTGAACGTATAACTACCAACTTACCATATTTGTATTTTACAGCAAAACTCATCATGCAAAAGTGGACTCATATAAGAGACAGTTATCATCGGTCATATAAAAAGATACAAGATCAGAAGAGGTCAGGAAGTGGCGGCAAAACAGCTAAGCCTTACGTATATAGTAAACAGCTATCTTTTCTGCAGAAAGTAATACAACCTAAAGAGATAATATGCGATGTTACCGCCGAATACGACACAGAATCGGATAATAGCACAGAATACGAAAACCAGAAAAACGATGCTGAGGTAAACGAAACATTCGAAACATACTCTATAGAGACACAtgataatatgacgttgacgacAGAGAGTCCAATACCTAAACGTATAGCTAAAAGATCTTTAGAGAATGCCATTAGTCCTGTAGACgcgaagataattaaatttatggaCTCTTATTCAAATGAACCTAAAACAATGAACCGGCATCTTTCGTTTTTTAATGGGATATTACCATCACTAGATAAGTTTGACGACGATGAAGTCCTGGAATTTCAAATGGGAGTGCTACAATtgatcaaaaaaattaaaaacaatcgCCAAAACAGTCGtctagtccattgaaatgttacgtATGAGCTTTGAATTTTTTGCCGGCGAGACCGTTGATGCCTTCGATACCAATATTAAAGTACAACCAAGAGTGGATTCGTCACCGATGACAGGATGACGTCTGCTCCCTGTGACATTTGTGAGAAAACTGCGGCTATTCGTTTTACACGATTCACGAATAAAAATCTACCACGTGAACATCCAGCTGATTGTACGTTCAAAAAACGAATTTAAAGAAACGTGCAGGACAATGGTGGTTGCTTGGTGGTTGGTCAATCGTTCGGAAATTAAATATCTCGTCAATAACAATATCTtatctgtaattaaatgaagattttgagtTTTAACCTAAGCCCCAAACATTACTGTCAAAATCtccaataattaattaaaacaaagtaaTTAATGATTGTCTCTGAATGCGACAGTTAGCtgttagttataaattatacttaattaagttCAGCACCAACTACTTCATACAGAATTTAATGGTGTCTAACAAAATAGTATGTAGAAAATGTAAATATGTAGGTAAAGTAtttcgtatatttttttttgtattattttctttcCCTTTACCTTGCTGCGAGTATACTGTTACCGTGACAGAACTAGCAGACAACAGTATATACGTGATGAATAAACaaacagaatattatacaataccTATGTATAAATGATTTTGCGATAGCTCATGGCTCTTACATAAGGCTGTATTTTTCCGATATTCATATTACCACTCTCGACCTTAATACTATAtcaataagtaagtatagtaaacatcatcagcctattgccgtccactgctgaacggcctcccccaatgagcgTCAGCCGCCAACCATTCCGATCTCGGACAGCCATCATCCACCCACTGCcagccactttcttcaaatcataaaatcaaatcaaataagtaagtatagtaaaCTGTAATTCCCAATGTTAGTACAGTGTAAAGGAGTAAAACTGTACATTAATGATGGTTGTAACAGTTTAGCCCAAACCGTGTCGTGTGTAGGAGGTGGCAACATCTTATGTTCACTATTTTGTAATCATACCTCGAATGCTAACTTCGACCGCAAACTTAGGTAACTTTACTTGCGGATGATACAGCATTACAgactgtgatcgaagtattacAGAATACAGGGTTTTGGCCAACcatacattcccaccactgtatctcctctgtcgcacgacgctgaatctcaaggtcaacgggtaaaactccggctaacacgggcaaggcttcggtaCTTATGTTTCTGTAAGCTTTGCAtaagaatataagagcaagacaAGAATACAGGGTGTGAGAATCAGACACCTCACACCGATTCAAAGAGTTTTAAGTAGTTTTAACAGTAACgtcaaataaagaaaaatattgacCCTAGCCCCTAGGCCCTAGCATTTCCTGCGATTTGTTGCGTGTAACAACAATCACGTAGAAAACACATTTTGTCACGATGAAAGTCCTTCTTTGTTGAGGTAGGCAGGTAGGAGGCATCAGGCAGGCCCTCCACAGCCTCGGTACTTCGGtagcattaaaatttaaacctaCCTTATATTATCTTCAGTCCACAGCCTCAGTAGCAAGCAATCAAATATTCATTGTTCtccatcacataatattatggatggTAATTTTCACAAGAGGAACTTTCCTATCTGTTCGTTCAAGGCTGCTTATAGAGATTGGAGATACGCACGTGTATGTAAATCCGCAGCACCCGGCGACAGGCGGCTGCGGTGttgttgttagttgttacatcACGGGcaccttacaagttacaatatTACATCATACTTGTTGTGGAGCAAAAACATGAGTTGCAAAAACTGTGGTGTTTAGTTAGACTCGATTTAAATCTATGGTTACACTTACATCATGTAGGGTTGCCACctttttttattgcaaataaaatatattggctactttaggtgagaaaaaaacagtacacagtataaaaataaagtacaatttataaaatcatctgtataaataaaaatgaattctgtactttgttagtttctttaaaactcgaaaaataggtgatacgaagttcatcgggtcatctagtttgaaataaagtatttttgcgtactttattattttcgtaaagtacaaagtacaattgcctgaaataacgtacaatactttataataaagtacgggTGGCAAGGGTAACCCTAGGCACGGCAATGCACCCAGCCGTTTGAATTTTCACCGGCTTTACCAATTTACTAGTAACATGTCCCACCGAGGCCCGAGCAAGGGCCTCTAACTCTACCAGTCTACCATCTTCCAGAATatgtaattcattttaaaaatccccCATTTAGTAGAATTTTGTTAATTAGCGAAacaataatacttacttatacttataataatgaATTGGTGCATAAGTTTCAGTTCCGTAAATGCATACAATGTGATAAGTACTTAATACATAATcactacataatacattaattatatattattaaaaacaaggATTTATAGTagtagcacagaatacatattagtttaacaagtaGTAATTACTACATAAATAACAGGTATCTATTGTGATACaatgtgtagtgtgtacataTACTACATTCAATATTGAAAACAATCAATTAAATTAACATTACAAGAACAAAGACAAAAACCCGTGTAGGTGGTATACTCATTACCTCATAAGTAATAACTCATACTAAagtatacttaatttattattattaaaaattattgttacaaaaataatacaatattgtgtgtttttctttaaaacacAAAATGTTCCAGTGTCTAGTTGGTTAGTTTTATGAGTCATGATCCATgatctttaaatataaaagtacctaTAAAACGAAAACACTCAAGTCAACGTTGTTTGACAACGAGACATGGACAACTCAGA
This genomic window from Aricia agestis chromosome 17, ilAriAges1.1, whole genome shotgun sequence contains:
- the LOC121735704 gene encoding uncharacterized protein LOC121735704 — its product is MVEEYSIDNELLISLVEQKPVLWDKTMELYKNRVATQAAWKEILVMIVPNLETKEEKTRQALAKLIMQKWTHIRDSYHRSYKKIQDQKRSGSGGKTAKPYVYSKQLSFLQKVIQPKEIICDVTAEYDTESDNSTEYENQKNDAEVNETFETYSIETHDNMTLTTESPIPKRIAKRSLENAISPVDAKIIKFMDSYSNEPKTMNRHLSFFNGILPSLDKFDDDEVLEFQMGVLQLIKKIKNNRQNSRLVH